From a single Deltaproteobacteria bacterium genomic region:
- a CDS encoding ribonucleoside triphosphate reductase, giving the protein MFESIKKRDGREVPFDSTKITAAIAKAGKATGEFGEKEAKKLTLRVLTLAHEMRLDPTPEVEEIQDIVERVLLDSPFYKTAKAYILYREQHAQIRNIVAKANVDLVENYIRKLDWKINENSNMCYSLQGLNNYISSDITSEYWLNRIYPPEIRRAHKEGDLHIHDLSLLSVYCVGWDLKDLLMQGFRGVRGKVESAPPKHLRSALGQIVNFFYTLQGEAAGAQAISNFDTLLAPFVRYDNLDYRGVKQALQEFVFNINIPTRVGFQTPFTNITLDLTPPSILKHQYVIIGGEEQKETFGEFQTEMDMINRAFAEVMIEGDARGRVFTFPIPTYNITREFEWDNPNLDPVWKMTGKYGIPYFSNFVNSDMSPEDARSMCCRLRLDNRELLKRGGGLFGANPLTGSIGVVTINMPRIGYLAGSRKEFFDRLGQMVTYAKESLNIKRKVLERFTESNLYPYSNFYLREIKKHTGSYWKNHFSTIGIIGMNEACLNFLGENIASEKGIAFSLEVMDFLREQISEIQEECGHIFNLEATPGEGTSYRLALMDKERFPDIICANEEMYRQGAAPFYTNSTQLPVNYTDDIFETLLLQDELQTKYTGGTVLHIFLGEQISEVETVKSLVRKVVSRFRLPYFTLSPTFSVCPSHGYLEGEKEVCPICKGETEIYARVVGYLRPVNQWNNGKRAEFGMRKTFQVPAIDEEFKEPDISLPYEKVEARCA; this is encoded by the coding sequence ATGTTCGAAAGCATCAAGAAGCGGGACGGAAGAGAGGTACCGTTCGATTCCACCAAAATTACAGCCGCCATTGCAAAGGCGGGAAAAGCGACAGGAGAGTTCGGCGAAAAGGAGGCCAAAAAGCTCACCCTGCGGGTTCTTACCCTGGCCCACGAAATGCGCCTGGACCCCACCCCGGAGGTGGAGGAGATCCAGGACATCGTGGAGAGGGTGCTCCTGGATTCTCCCTTTTACAAGACGGCCAAGGCCTATATCCTTTACCGGGAGCAACATGCACAGATCAGGAATATCGTGGCCAAGGCCAACGTTGATCTGGTGGAGAATTACATCCGGAAGCTGGACTGGAAAATCAACGAAAACAGCAACATGTGTTATTCCCTCCAGGGGCTGAATAATTACATTTCATCGGATATAACCTCTGAATACTGGCTCAATCGCATATATCCCCCTGAAATCAGAAGGGCCCACAAGGAGGGGGATCTCCATATCCATGATCTCAGTCTCCTTTCTGTTTACTGTGTTGGATGGGACCTGAAAGACTTGCTGATGCAAGGATTCCGGGGGGTGCGCGGAAAAGTGGAAAGTGCTCCTCCCAAGCACCTTCGATCGGCCCTGGGGCAGATCGTGAATTTCTTTTACACCCTTCAGGGAGAGGCGGCCGGGGCTCAGGCGATCTCCAACTTCGACACCCTGCTGGCCCCATTTGTCCGGTACGACAACCTGGATTATCGGGGAGTCAAGCAGGCCCTTCAGGAGTTTGTTTTCAATATAAATATCCCGACGAGGGTAGGGTTCCAGACGCCCTTTACAAATATCACCCTGGACCTGACCCCTCCCTCCATCTTAAAACATCAGTACGTAATCATCGGTGGAGAAGAACAGAAGGAGACCTTCGGTGAGTTCCAGACCGAAATGGACATGATCAACCGGGCCTTTGCCGAGGTGATGATCGAAGGGGATGCGAGAGGGCGGGTTTTTACCTTTCCTATTCCCACCTACAATATCACGAGGGAGTTTGAGTGGGACAATCCCAATCTGGATCCTGTCTGGAAGATGACAGGGAAATACGGCATCCCGTACTTTTCTAACTTTGTCAACTCCGACATGTCCCCTGAAGACGCCCGCTCCATGTGTTGCCGGCTTCGCCTGGACAACCGCGAACTCCTCAAGCGGGGTGGAGGGTTGTTTGGCGCCAACCCCCTCACGGGTTCCATCGGGGTGGTCACCATCAACATGCCGCGGATCGGCTATCTGGCCGGCAGCCGGAAGGAATTCTTTGATCGATTGGGTCAGATGGTGACCTATGCCAAAGAAAGTCTGAATATCAAACGAAAGGTCCTCGAGCGGTTTACTGAGAGCAATCTTTACCCGTATTCCAACTTCTACTTGAGGGAGATAAAGAAGCATACCGGTTCGTATTGGAAGAACCATTTCTCCACCATAGGCATAATAGGAATGAACGAAGCCTGCCTGAACTTTCTGGGGGAGAATATCGCGAGTGAGAAGGGAATAGCATTCTCGCTTGAAGTCATGGATTTCCTGAGGGAACAAATTTCGGAAATCCAGGAAGAGTGCGGCCACATTTTCAACCTGGAGGCCACACCGGGTGAAGGCACCTCCTATCGACTGGCCCTCATGGACAAGGAGCGGTTTCCGGATATCATATGCGCCAACGAAGAAATGTACAGGCAGGGAGCCGCCCCGTTTTACACCAATTCCACCCAGCTCCCTGTAAACTACACCGATGACATCTTCGAAACACTGCTCTTACAGGACGAATTGCAGACCAAGTATACAGGTGGGACGGTCCTGCATATCTTCCTGGGAGAGCAGATCAGCGAAGTAGAGACCGTGAAATCCCTGGTTCGAAAAGTAGTGAGCCGTTTCAGGTTGCCCTACTTCACCCTCAGCCCAACCTTCAGTGTCTGTCCCTCCCACGGCTATCTAGAGGGAGAAAAGGAGGTCTGCCCGATCTGTAAAGGAGAGACCGAAATCTATGCCAGGGTTGTCGGATACCTTAGACCGGTGAACCAGTGGAACAACGGGAAACGGGCCGAGTTCGGCATGAGAAAGACCTTCCAGGTGCCGGCGATCGACGAGGAATTCAAGGAACCGGACATCTCTCTCCCTTACGAAAAGGTGGAGGCCCGCTGCGCATGA
- a CDS encoding SUMF1/EgtB/PvdO family nonheme iron enzyme — protein sequence MEEVDEGELDEVAEEVEEVDEVAEDDLAETGDDVEEVEEAEEVESDDLENEEAEESDLEEVLEEGIAEEEPVVLAEDEVEELGEEDGLEVAEEEDIEEAELEDEAVEEEVEGEVEEVDEVAEDEALDEALEVTEDDEPEEVEEIEEGELEDEGELDEVAEEVEEVDEVAEDDLAEIGDDVEELEDVDAVDGDDIEGELLEAGGGDQGTLQGKGDDEEISIDENVGFAQDDGEGSAKGGGPEKGEPLDDTGDFKEIELLERAEAEGGLLEEKGLGWDDEEGIENDEKARLLAEQFNQSLAAMDRFFNQYLLIPKGKYPVGNGGPPGKERPKAWLEMAPFYMGKFPVTNALFEIFVEKTGYKTTAERLGYGTVYYPRARKRIDEETGLETLDWRSDLTSKTVEGACWYQPLGPGSTLHGKRSHPVVQVSLEDAMAFAAWTGKRLPTEEEWEAATRTAQGYPFPWGKEWKEGACNVEESLVGDTTPVDRFLDWGNEFGIADALGNVLEWTSSPWEPEEEGKRYFIVKGGSWISNRPLFLWNRFKMEPDSTSNILGFRCIAV from the coding sequence TTGGAGGAGGTTGATGAGGGGGAACTGGATGAAGTTGCTGAAGAGGTTGAAGAGGTAGACGAGGTTGCTGAAGATGACCTGGCGGAGACAGGAGATGATGTAGAAGAGGTGGAAGAGGCTGAGGAGGTTGAAAGTGACGATCTTGAGAATGAAGAGGCAGAGGAATCCGATCTGGAGGAGGTGCTTGAAGAAGGGATAGCCGAAGAGGAACCGGTGGTTCTTGCTGAAGACGAGGTAGAGGAGCTTGGAGAAGAGGATGGACTGGAGGTTGCGGAAGAGGAGGATATTGAAGAGGCTGAGCTTGAGGATGAGGCCGTAGAGGAAGAGGTAGAGGGTGAGGTTGAAGAGGTAGATGAAGTTGCTGAAGATGAGGCCCTGGATGAGGCATTAGAGGTAACTGAGGATGATGAGCCGGAGGAAGTGGAAGAGATTGAGGAAGGGGAGTTGGAGGATGAGGGGGAACTGGATGAAGTTGCTGAAGAGGTTGAAGAGGTAGACGAGGTTGCTGAAGATGACCTGGCGGAGATAGGAGATGATGTAGAGGAACTGGAGGATGTGGATGCGGTTGACGGTGATGACATTGAGGGAGAGCTTCTTGAAGCAGGAGGTGGTGATCAGGGGACCCTTCAAGGGAAAGGGGACGACGAGGAGATCTCCATAGATGAAAATGTGGGGTTTGCTCAAGATGATGGTGAGGGATCAGCAAAAGGGGGTGGTCCTGAAAAAGGGGAACCACTTGATGATACAGGGGATTTCAAAGAAATCGAACTATTGGAAAGGGCCGAGGCCGAAGGGGGATTGCTGGAGGAGAAGGGCCTTGGATGGGACGATGAAGAGGGGATCGAAAATGATGAAAAGGCGAGGTTGCTGGCTGAGCAATTTAATCAGTCCCTTGCCGCCATGGACAGGTTTTTCAATCAGTACCTGCTTATTCCCAAGGGAAAATATCCGGTTGGAAACGGTGGACCCCCTGGAAAAGAAAGGCCAAAGGCTTGGCTTGAGATGGCTCCATTTTACATGGGAAAGTTCCCGGTCACCAATGCCCTGTTTGAAATCTTCGTTGAAAAGACCGGTTACAAGACCACGGCCGAGAGATTGGGATACGGCACGGTTTATTACCCGCGGGCACGGAAAAGAATAGATGAAGAGACAGGCCTGGAGACCCTGGATTGGCGCTCAGATCTTACAAGTAAAACGGTGGAAGGCGCTTGCTGGTATCAGCCCCTTGGTCCGGGAAGCACGCTTCATGGAAAACGAAGCCACCCGGTGGTCCAGGTGAGCCTCGAAGATGCGATGGCTTTTGCGGCATGGACCGGGAAGAGACTCCCCACCGAAGAGGAATGGGAGGCTGCAACACGGACCGCACAGGGCTATCCATTCCCCTGGGGTAAGGAATGGAAAGAAGGGGCGTGCAATGTCGAGGAAAGTCTTGTTGGAGATACCACGCCCGTCGATCGGTTCCTGGACTGGGGGAACGAGTTCGGAATCGCGGACGCTCTGGGGAATGTTTTGGAATGGACCTCTTCCCCATGGGAGCCGGAGGAGGAAGGAAAACGATACTTTATTGTAAAGGGAGGGAGCTGGATTTCAAATCGGCCTCTGTTCCTGTGGAATAGGTTCAAGATGGAGCCGGATTCCACTTCAAATATTTTAGGATTCCGATGTATCGCCGTCTAA
- a CDS encoding anaerobic ribonucleoside-triphosphate reductase activating protein, whose product MVIGGLQKNSFIDFPGRISCVLFLKGCNFRCPYCHNPELVLGTFQGTQSFDQKQVLDLLQARSGFLEGVVITGGEPTLQPDLLSLCKTIRALGYPVKLDTNGSRPDVLEDLFSHGAVDYVAMDIKTDPRRYHGLTPEPLDPTTILTSIRIIMTSGVPYEFRTTCVKPFVDGGIVRKIGKSIEGAARYALQTFHQAKCILNPDFFVSQNGAGYSREEMERLKAIAEPWVEECILR is encoded by the coding sequence ATGGTCATCGGTGGACTTCAAAAAAATTCGTTCATAGATTTTCCCGGCCGTATAAGTTGTGTGCTTTTCCTGAAAGGGTGCAACTTCCGGTGCCCCTATTGCCACAACCCCGAACTGGTCTTGGGGACCTTTCAAGGTACCCAGTCCTTCGACCAAAAGCAGGTCCTGGATTTATTGCAAGCTCGGTCGGGTTTCCTGGAAGGCGTGGTGATCACGGGAGGAGAGCCGACCCTCCAACCTGACCTTCTCTCGCTGTGCAAAACGATCCGGGCCCTTGGATACCCTGTAAAACTGGATACGAACGGCAGCCGACCCGACGTCCTGGAAGACCTATTCAGCCATGGTGCGGTGGACTACGTGGCCATGGACATCAAGACTGATCCCCGCCGATATCATGGGCTTACCCCCGAGCCTTTGGATCCGACCACGATTCTCACGAGTATCCGGATCATCATGACATCCGGTGTCCCTTACGAATTCCGGACGACCTGCGTCAAACCCTTCGTCGATGGGGGAATCGTTCGGAAGATCGGAAAAAGCATTGAAGGAGCCGCACGTTATGCCCTCCAGACCTTCCATCAGGCAAAGTGTATCCTGAACCCTGATTTTTTCGTAAGCCAGAATGGCGCGGGGTACTCAAGAGAGGAAATGGAGCGTCTGAAGGCTATCGCTGAGCCCTGGGTGGAGGAGTGTATCCTTCGCTGA